One Caretta caretta isolate rCarCar2 chromosome 6, rCarCar1.hap1, whole genome shotgun sequence genomic region harbors:
- the MOK gene encoding MAPK/MAK/MRK overlapping kinase isoform X10, whose amino-acid sequence MARPKNKLYYACATVKLEYKPIGKIGEGTFSDVLKTQSLRDGKYYAWKQMKQHFESDRKSGSLALICELMDMNIYELIRGRRKPLPEKKIMNYMYQLCKSLDHMHRNGIFHRDVKPENILIKDTLKLGDFGSCRSVYSKQPYTEYISTRWYRAPECLLTDGYYSYKMDMWSSGCVFYEITSFHPLFPGSNELDQISKIHDILGTPAKKTLNKFKQSRAMSFDFPFKKGTGLSPLVPNISPKSLSLMYAMIEYDPDQRTGAHQALQHPYFRELRIEEKQAVTMHRKMRLAENIVGQESINLWCISKDGNRQHSLRKTQENPIRHHEPSYAIELPKLNVSGVTKLTSYPNHTFHSVFTTPATNGEVPVLQPIKYIGTNQKSEKQKELKSSVKQYHLPTIERRGGGY is encoded by the exons TAAACCAATTGGTAAAATAGGCGAGGGAACATTTTCTGATGTTCTGAAGACACAGAGTCTTAGGGATGGAAAATACTATGCATGGAAACAAATGAAACAGCATTTTGAAAG TGACAGAAAATCTGGCTCTCTTGCACTAATATGTGAACTTATGGACATGAATATTTATGAGCTAATAAGAG GGAGGAGAAAGCCATtacctgaaaaaaaaataatgaactaCATGTACCAGTTGTGCAAGTCCCTTGATCACATGCACAG AAATGGAATATTTCATAGAGATGTGAAACcagaaaatatattaataaag GATACCCTGAAGTTAGGAGACTTTGGATCTTGTAGGAGTGTATATTCCAAGCAGCCATATACAGAATATATCTCTACACGCTGGTACCGAGCACCTGAGTGCTTGCTCACAGATGGCTACTATAGCTACAAAATGGACATGTGGAGCTCTGGCTGCGTTTTCTATGAAATCACAAG TTTCCACCCTCTCTTTCCTGGATCTAATGAATTAGACCAAATATCAAAAATCCATGATATTCTAGGCACCCCTGCTAAGAAAACTCTTAATAAGTTCAAACA GTCAAGAGCTATGAGTTTTgatttcccctttaaaaaagggacaggACTATCTCCACTTGTGCCTAATATCTCCCCCAAGAGCCTCTCCCTTATGTATGCGATGATAGAATACGATCCTGATCAGAGAACTGGTGCCCACCAAGCACTACAGCATCCTTATTTCCGAGAGCTGAG AATAGAAGAGAAGCAAGCTGTAACCATGCACAGAAAAATGAGATTAGCAGAAAACATAGTGGGACAAGAATCTATCAACTTGTGGTGTATTTCAAAGGATGGTAATAGGCAG cactCTCTTAGGAAAACCCAAGAGAATCCAATAAGACATCATGAACCTTCCTATGCGATAGAATTGCCAAAACTGAATGTTTCTGGAGTAACCAAGTTGACTTCTTATCCTAATcatacatttcattcagtttttaCCACACCTGCAACAAATGGTGAAGTCCCTGTGTTACAACCTATTAAATATATTGGGACAAATCAAAAG TCTGAAAAACAGAAGGAACTTAAGTCTTCTGTGAAACAATACCACTTACCCACAATAGAAAGAAGAGGTGGAGGATATTGA
- the MOK gene encoding MAPK/MAK/MRK overlapping kinase isoform X3 — MTPRCITAEYKPIGKIGEGTFSDVLKTQSLRDGKYYAWKQMKQHFESIEQVNSLREIQALRRLNPHPNILMLHEVVLKKPPICFFSDRKSGSLALICELMDMNIYELIRGRRKPLPEKKIMNYMYQLCKSLDHMHRNGIFHRDVKPENILIKQDTLKLGDFGSCRSVYSKQPYTEYISTRWYRAPECLLTDGYYSYKMDMWSSGCVFYEITSFHPLFPGSNELDQISKIHDILGTPAKKTLNKFKQSRAMSFDFPFKKGTGLSPLVPNISPKSLSLMYAMIEYDPDQRTGAHQALQHPYFRELRIEEKQAVTMHRKMRLAENIVGQESINLWCISKDGNRQHSLRKTQENPIRHHEPSYAIELPKLNVSGVTKLTSYPNHTFHSVFTTPATNGEVPVLQPIKYIGTNQKSEKQKELKSSVKQYHLPTIERRGGGY; from the exons TAAACCAATTGGTAAAATAGGCGAGGGAACATTTTCTGATGTTCTGAAGACACAGAGTCTTAGGGATGGAAAATACTATGCATGGAAACAAATGAAACAGCATTTTGAAAG TATCGAGCAAGTGAATAGTCTGCGAGAAATACAAGCACTGAGGCGACTGAATCCACATCCTAATATCCTTATGTTACACGAGGTGGTTTT AAAAAAACCCCCTATTTGTTTCTTCAGTGACAGAAAATCTGGCTCTCTTGCACTAATATGTGAACTTATGGACATGAATATTTATGAGCTAATAAGAG GGAGGAGAAAGCCATtacctgaaaaaaaaataatgaactaCATGTACCAGTTGTGCAAGTCCCTTGATCACATGCACAG AAATGGAATATTTCATAGAGATGTGAAACcagaaaatatattaataaag CAGGATACCCTGAAGTTAGGAGACTTTGGATCTTGTAGGAGTGTATATTCCAAGCAGCCATATACAGAATATATCTCTACACGCTGGTACCGAGCACCTGAGTGCTTGCTCACAGATGGCTACTATAGCTACAAAATGGACATGTGGAGCTCTGGCTGCGTTTTCTATGAAATCACAAG TTTCCACCCTCTCTTTCCTGGATCTAATGAATTAGACCAAATATCAAAAATCCATGATATTCTAGGCACCCCTGCTAAGAAAACTCTTAATAAGTTCAAACA GTCAAGAGCTATGAGTTTTgatttcccctttaaaaaagggacaggACTATCTCCACTTGTGCCTAATATCTCCCCCAAGAGCCTCTCCCTTATGTATGCGATGATAGAATACGATCCTGATCAGAGAACTGGTGCCCACCAAGCACTACAGCATCCTTATTTCCGAGAGCTGAG AATAGAAGAGAAGCAAGCTGTAACCATGCACAGAAAAATGAGATTAGCAGAAAACATAGTGGGACAAGAATCTATCAACTTGTGGTGTATTTCAAAGGATGGTAATAGGCAG cactCTCTTAGGAAAACCCAAGAGAATCCAATAAGACATCATGAACCTTCCTATGCGATAGAATTGCCAAAACTGAATGTTTCTGGAGTAACCAAGTTGACTTCTTATCCTAATcatacatttcattcagtttttaCCACACCTGCAACAAATGGTGAAGTCCCTGTGTTACAACCTATTAAATATATTGGGACAAATCAAAAG TCTGAAAAACAGAAGGAACTTAAGTCTTCTGTGAAACAATACCACTTACCCACAATAGAAAGAAGAGGTGGAGGATATTGA
- the MOK gene encoding MAPK/MAK/MRK overlapping kinase isoform X7 produces the protein MNKYKPIGKIGEGTFSDVLKTQSLRDGKYYAWKQMKQHFESIEQVNSLREIQALRRLNPHPNILMLHEVVLKKPPICFFSDRKSGSLALICELMDMNIYELIRGRRKPLPEKKIMNYMYQLCKSLDHMHRNGIFHRDVKPENILIKQDTLKLGDFGSCRSVYSKQPYTEYISTRWYRAPECLLTDGYYSYKMDMWSSGCVFYEITSFHPLFPGSNELDQISKIHDILGTPAKKTLNKFKQSRAMSFDFPFKKGTGLSPLVPNISPKSLSLMYAMIEYDPDQRTGAHQALQHPYFRELRIEEKQAVTMHRKMRLAENIVGQESINLWCISKDGNRQHSLRKTQENPIRHHEPSYAIELPKLNVSGVTKLTSYPNHTFHSVFTTPATNGEVPVLQPIKYIGTNQKSEKQKELKSSVKQYHLPTIERRGGGY, from the exons TAAACCAATTGGTAAAATAGGCGAGGGAACATTTTCTGATGTTCTGAAGACACAGAGTCTTAGGGATGGAAAATACTATGCATGGAAACAAATGAAACAGCATTTTGAAAG TATCGAGCAAGTGAATAGTCTGCGAGAAATACAAGCACTGAGGCGACTGAATCCACATCCTAATATCCTTATGTTACACGAGGTGGTTTT AAAAAAACCCCCTATTTGTTTCTTCAGTGACAGAAAATCTGGCTCTCTTGCACTAATATGTGAACTTATGGACATGAATATTTATGAGCTAATAAGAG GGAGGAGAAAGCCATtacctgaaaaaaaaataatgaactaCATGTACCAGTTGTGCAAGTCCCTTGATCACATGCACAG AAATGGAATATTTCATAGAGATGTGAAACcagaaaatatattaataaag CAGGATACCCTGAAGTTAGGAGACTTTGGATCTTGTAGGAGTGTATATTCCAAGCAGCCATATACAGAATATATCTCTACACGCTGGTACCGAGCACCTGAGTGCTTGCTCACAGATGGCTACTATAGCTACAAAATGGACATGTGGAGCTCTGGCTGCGTTTTCTATGAAATCACAAG TTTCCACCCTCTCTTTCCTGGATCTAATGAATTAGACCAAATATCAAAAATCCATGATATTCTAGGCACCCCTGCTAAGAAAACTCTTAATAAGTTCAAACA GTCAAGAGCTATGAGTTTTgatttcccctttaaaaaagggacaggACTATCTCCACTTGTGCCTAATATCTCCCCCAAGAGCCTCTCCCTTATGTATGCGATGATAGAATACGATCCTGATCAGAGAACTGGTGCCCACCAAGCACTACAGCATCCTTATTTCCGAGAGCTGAG AATAGAAGAGAAGCAAGCTGTAACCATGCACAGAAAAATGAGATTAGCAGAAAACATAGTGGGACAAGAATCTATCAACTTGTGGTGTATTTCAAAGGATGGTAATAGGCAG cactCTCTTAGGAAAACCCAAGAGAATCCAATAAGACATCATGAACCTTCCTATGCGATAGAATTGCCAAAACTGAATGTTTCTGGAGTAACCAAGTTGACTTCTTATCCTAATcatacatttcattcagtttttaCCACACCTGCAACAAATGGTGAAGTCCCTGTGTTACAACCTATTAAATATATTGGGACAAATCAAAAG TCTGAAAAACAGAAGGAACTTAAGTCTTCTGTGAAACAATACCACTTACCCACAATAGAAAGAAGAGGTGGAGGATATTGA
- the MOK gene encoding MAPK/MAK/MRK overlapping kinase isoform X4 translates to MARPKNKLYYACATVKLEYKPIGKIGEGTFSDVLKTQSLRDGKYYAWKQMKQHFESIEQVNSLREIQALRRLNPHPNILMLHEVVFDRKSGSLALICELMDMNIYELIRGRRKPLPEKKIMNYMYQLCKSLDHMHRNGIFHRDVKPENILIKQDTLKLGDFGSCRSVYSKQPYTEYISTRWYRAPECLLTDGYYSYKMDMWSSGCVFYEITSFHPLFPGSNELDQISKIHDILGTPAKKTLNKFKQSRAMSFDFPFKKGTGLSPLVPNISPKSLSLMYAMIEYDPDQRTGAHQALQHPYFRELRIEEKQAVTMHRKMRLAENIVGQESINLWCISKDGNRQHSLRKTQENPIRHHEPSYAIELPKLNVSGVTKLTSYPNHTFHSVFTTPATNGEVPVLQPIKYIGTNQKSEKQKELKSSVKQYHLPTIERRGGGY, encoded by the exons TAAACCAATTGGTAAAATAGGCGAGGGAACATTTTCTGATGTTCTGAAGACACAGAGTCTTAGGGATGGAAAATACTATGCATGGAAACAAATGAAACAGCATTTTGAAAG TATCGAGCAAGTGAATAGTCTGCGAGAAATACAAGCACTGAGGCGACTGAATCCACATCCTAATATCCTTATGTTACACGAGGTGGTTTT TGACAGAAAATCTGGCTCTCTTGCACTAATATGTGAACTTATGGACATGAATATTTATGAGCTAATAAGAG GGAGGAGAAAGCCATtacctgaaaaaaaaataatgaactaCATGTACCAGTTGTGCAAGTCCCTTGATCACATGCACAG AAATGGAATATTTCATAGAGATGTGAAACcagaaaatatattaataaag CAGGATACCCTGAAGTTAGGAGACTTTGGATCTTGTAGGAGTGTATATTCCAAGCAGCCATATACAGAATATATCTCTACACGCTGGTACCGAGCACCTGAGTGCTTGCTCACAGATGGCTACTATAGCTACAAAATGGACATGTGGAGCTCTGGCTGCGTTTTCTATGAAATCACAAG TTTCCACCCTCTCTTTCCTGGATCTAATGAATTAGACCAAATATCAAAAATCCATGATATTCTAGGCACCCCTGCTAAGAAAACTCTTAATAAGTTCAAACA GTCAAGAGCTATGAGTTTTgatttcccctttaaaaaagggacaggACTATCTCCACTTGTGCCTAATATCTCCCCCAAGAGCCTCTCCCTTATGTATGCGATGATAGAATACGATCCTGATCAGAGAACTGGTGCCCACCAAGCACTACAGCATCCTTATTTCCGAGAGCTGAG AATAGAAGAGAAGCAAGCTGTAACCATGCACAGAAAAATGAGATTAGCAGAAAACATAGTGGGACAAGAATCTATCAACTTGTGGTGTATTTCAAAGGATGGTAATAGGCAG cactCTCTTAGGAAAACCCAAGAGAATCCAATAAGACATCATGAACCTTCCTATGCGATAGAATTGCCAAAACTGAATGTTTCTGGAGTAACCAAGTTGACTTCTTATCCTAATcatacatttcattcagtttttaCCACACCTGCAACAAATGGTGAAGTCCCTGTGTTACAACCTATTAAATATATTGGGACAAATCAAAAG TCTGAAAAACAGAAGGAACTTAAGTCTTCTGTGAAACAATACCACTTACCCACAATAGAAAGAAGAGGTGGAGGATATTGA